Proteins co-encoded in one Pseudochaenichthys georgianus chromosome 22, fPseGeo1.2, whole genome shotgun sequence genomic window:
- the LOC117467482 gene encoding uncharacterized protein, with translation MAAAMVGNTAPFDSQSQTWEEYCEVLQYFFEANEIEDAGRQKAILLSSVGSQTYSLMRDLISPARPGEKTFDELVQLLKDHFNPKPSEIVQRYKCNSRSKKLGETVMEYVAVLRKLAQDCNYGEKLTEMLRDRLVCGIGEDRIQRRLLSEPDLTFDRALKLAQAIETASKDVRDLQSLESATSHMRAPEAVHKMTARQSPSEQQHQHKACYRCGSEQHIAGDCRFIKETCHKCGKIGHIQKVCRSKGSVSASQAKGGGVYQRYKHVKTQGANYVSQGEGEKDDIDTDECTKPYGGERYQPYNPAE, from the exons ATGGCGGCAGCAATGGTAGGAAACACCGCTCCTTTTGATAGCCAATCCCAGACGTGGGAGGAATATTGTGAGGTTCTCCAATATTTCTTTGAAGCTAATGAGATCGAAGATGCAGGTCGGCAGAAAGCTATTTTGCTCAGTTCAGTTGGCAGTCAGACTTACAGCCTTATGAGGGATCTTATCAGCCCGGCGAGGCCAGGAGAGAAGACGTTTGATGAGCTTGTTCAGCTGCTGAAAGACCATTTCAACCCCAAACCCAGTGAAATTGTACAGCGCTACAAATGTAACTCAAGAAGTAAGAAGCTGGGGGAAACAGTCATGGAGTACGTTGCTGTGCTAAGGAAATTAGCACAAGATTGTAACTATGGAGAAAAGTTAACAGAAATGCTGCGTGACAGGCTGGTCTGTGGGATTGGGGAGGATCGCATACAACGGCGATTGTTGTCAGAGCCGGATTTGACCTTCGACAGGGCACTGAAGCTAGCCCAGGCTATTGAGACAGCCAGCAAGGATGTGAGAGACTTACAGTCATTGGAGTCAGCAACCTCGCACATGAGAGCACCTGAGGCAGTGCACAAGATGACGGCAAGGCAGAGCCCCAGTGAGCAGCAGCACCAGCATAAGGCTTGTTACAGGTGTGGCAGTGAGCAGCACATAGCTGGGGACTGTAGGTTTATTAAAGAAACCTGTCACAAGTGTGGGAAGATAGGCCATATTCAGAAAGTGTGTAGGTCAAAAGGCTCAGTTAGTGCTTCACAAGCAAAAGGGGGTGGAGTATATCAGAGATATAAGCATGTGAAAACTCAGGGAGCAAACTATGTCAGCCAGGGGGAGGGCGAAAAAGATGACATAGACACAGATGAG TGTACAAAACCTTATGGAGGGGAGAGGTACCAGCCTTACAACCCTGCAGAGTGA